The Shewanella mangrovisoli genome has a window encoding:
- a CDS encoding TlpA disulfide reductase family protein produces the protein MKKLLLLLGLFSVGAYAAPSLDHQVFDPQNQAVSLTEFKGKVVYVDFWASWCGPCRKSFPWMNAMAQKYRDQGLAVVAINLDTDKALADEFLKQVPATFNVRFNPEGDVARSFDLLGMPSSFMFNRQGVLVKSHVGFYQDNAADYEQELISLLKE, from the coding sequence ATGAAAAAACTCTTGTTGTTACTCGGATTATTCAGTGTGGGAGCCTATGCAGCTCCGTCGCTCGATCACCAAGTTTTCGATCCGCAAAACCAAGCGGTTTCCTTAACCGAGTTTAAGGGCAAAGTGGTCTATGTGGATTTTTGGGCCTCTTGGTGCGGGCCATGCCGTAAGTCATTTCCTTGGATGAATGCGATGGCACAAAAGTATCGCGACCAAGGTTTAGCCGTGGTCGCGATTAACCTCGACACCGATAAGGCGCTTGCCGATGAATTTTTAAAGCAGGTTCCTGCAACCTTTAATGTGCGTTTTAACCCCGAGGGAGATGTGGCACGAAGCTTTGATTTATTGGGGATGCCCAGCAGCTTTATGTTCAATCGCCAAGGCGTGTTAGTTAAAAGCCATGTGGGCTTTTACCAAGACAATGCCGCCGATTATGAGCAAGAGCTCATCAGTCTATTGAAGGAGTAG
- a CDS encoding DUF4266 domain-containing protein — translation MRKITLIAVSLMIVGLTGCSSLGVQPWEKGQFARADMALDSEKLDQALDDHIYFSKEGSSGGRAFAGGGCGCN, via the coding sequence ATGCGTAAAATCACCTTGATTGCCGTTTCGTTGATGATAGTGGGGTTAACTGGTTGCTCAAGCTTAGGGGTGCAGCCGTGGGAAAAGGGGCAATTCGCCCGCGCCGATATGGCGCTCGATAGTGAAAAGTTAGACCAAGCATTAGACGATCATATCTATTTTAGTAAGGAAGGCAGCAGCGGCGGCCGTGCGTTTGCGGGCGGCGGTTGTGGCTGTAACTAG
- a CDS encoding DUF3570 domain-containing protein — translation MTNNNNKLDSIAPQVIQAKPQTKHIASALALASCGLFVANGHATELAKNADDWKVDAALMYYGEQDRVQAIEAIGTAQKNFGDDSVLDLKLVVDSLTGASASGAVAQSDSQTFTRPSGNGQYKVAAGETPLDDTFHDTRVQGSANWSQASDWKVNGGVYGSKEFDYMSMGVNAGLERGFNKDNTTLFLGTSYSFDVVDPVGGRPVALSSMAIRDNFTTDEAYRAAFDATRQTSSDDKQTVDLMLGITQILNQRWLLQANYGLSSVSGYLTDPYKVLSVVDNNGTTEDIVYENRPDSRLKHSFYVMTKGALDSGVVDFSYRYSTDDWDLTSHTLETHYRYYFSGSFYGQLHLRYYQQSAVNFYQPFLLADTQLPEFASADYRIGDMSAYTIGVKFGHRLSGGHEMTYRLEYYQQDPKNNGTTIPGELQNYDLFPTQKAITAQFSYSF, via the coding sequence ATGACAAATAATAACAATAAGTTAGACTCAATAGCCCCACAAGTTATCCAAGCTAAACCGCAGACCAAGCACATTGCCAGCGCCTTGGCCTTAGCCAGTTGTGGCTTGTTTGTCGCTAATGGTCACGCCACTGAGCTTGCAAAAAATGCCGATGATTGGAAAGTCGATGCCGCGCTTATGTATTACGGTGAGCAAGACAGGGTGCAGGCAATCGAAGCCATTGGGACTGCGCAAAAAAACTTTGGCGACGACAGTGTGTTGGATTTAAAACTGGTGGTCGACAGTTTAACCGGCGCTTCGGCTTCAGGCGCGGTTGCCCAAAGCGACAGCCAAACCTTTACCCGTCCTTCCGGTAATGGCCAGTATAAAGTGGCGGCGGGTGAGACACCGCTCGATGATACCTTCCACGATACCCGAGTACAGGGCAGTGCTAACTGGTCACAGGCTTCCGATTGGAAAGTCAACGGCGGCGTCTATGGCTCTAAGGAATTCGACTATATGTCGATGGGCGTGAATGCAGGGCTTGAGCGTGGCTTTAACAAGGACAACACCACGCTGTTTTTAGGGACTTCTTACAGCTTCGATGTGGTTGATCCCGTGGGTGGCAGACCCGTGGCCTTATCCTCTATGGCGATTCGGGATAACTTTACCACGGATGAAGCCTATCGCGCGGCATTCGATGCGACTCGCCAAACGAGCAGTGACGATAAACAAACCGTCGATTTGATGTTAGGTATTACCCAAATATTGAACCAGCGTTGGTTATTGCAGGCGAACTATGGTTTATCCAGTGTCAGCGGCTATTTAACCGATCCCTACAAAGTGTTGAGTGTGGTGGACAACAATGGCACTACTGAGGACATAGTCTACGAGAATCGCCCCGATTCGCGCCTGAAACACAGTTTCTATGTGATGACCAAAGGCGCACTCGATTCAGGTGTTGTGGACTTTTCCTACCGCTATAGCACTGACGATTGGGATTTAACTTCGCATACCTTAGAGACCCACTATCGCTATTACTTTAGTGGCAGTTTCTACGGACAATTGCACTTACGTTATTACCAACAGTCAGCGGTGAATTTCTATCAGCCGTTCCTGCTTGCCGATACCCAGCTACCCGAGTTTGCCAGTGCGGATTACCGCATTGGTGATATGAGTGCTTATACGATAGGGGTTAAGTTTGGCCACCGTCTGTCTGGCGGCCATGAGATGACATATCGCTTGGAATATTACCAACAGGATCCGAAAAACAATGGCACAACGATCCCGGGCGAGCTGCAAAACTACGACTTATTCCCAACCCAAAAGGCGATAACGGCGCAGTTTAGTTATTCATTTTAA
- a CDS encoding FAD:protein FMN transferase, whose translation MPAVSPNAPYRLVRRDWGFLGEFRAMASPCELLIASHDEDIAYDMLDMAAREARRIEQKYSRFIEGNYLWRLNHADGKRQSIDEETWQLLAFAKQCFELSGGLFDISACPLMQVWRFTQDAKMPVKADIEAARALVGFACIEFNSQELLMPQGMQLDVGGIAKEYAVDRVAYELAESYAGISVLVNFGGDIACPVANAVPWQVGIEDPHQLDHAAKVLAITQGALATSGDTRRFIEVEGRRYGHIVDPRTGYPVNGAPRSVTVLGPNCVTAGMLATMAMLQGEQAEDFLAEQSVQFSIFR comes from the coding sequence ATGCCAGCAGTTTCCCCTAATGCGCCTTATCGACTCGTGCGCCGTGATTGGGGATTTTTGGGCGAGTTTAGGGCCATGGCGAGCCCCTGTGAGCTATTGATTGCCAGCCATGATGAAGACATCGCCTACGATATGCTCGATATGGCGGCCCGTGAGGCGCGAAGAATCGAGCAAAAGTACAGCCGTTTTATTGAAGGCAATTATCTATGGCGTTTGAATCATGCCGATGGCAAACGTCAGTCAATCGATGAAGAAACCTGGCAACTGTTGGCTTTTGCGAAACAATGCTTTGAGTTAAGTGGCGGGCTATTTGATATTTCGGCCTGCCCGTTAATGCAAGTGTGGCGTTTTACGCAGGACGCCAAGATGCCCGTCAAAGCGGATATAGAAGCTGCGCGAGCCTTAGTCGGCTTTGCATGTATTGAGTTTAATTCCCAAGAGTTGCTGATGCCCCAAGGCATGCAGCTCGATGTTGGCGGTATCGCCAAAGAATATGCGGTCGATAGGGTCGCCTATGAGCTTGCCGAGTCCTATGCGGGAATTTCGGTATTGGTTAATTTTGGCGGAGATATCGCCTGTCCAGTGGCCAATGCCGTGCCTTGGCAGGTGGGGATTGAAGATCCACATCAGCTTGACCATGCCGCGAAAGTGCTTGCCATCACCCAAGGCGCCTTAGCTACCAGTGGTGATACTCGGCGTTTTATTGAGGTCGAGGGGAGGCGCTATGGGCATATCGTCGACCCTCGCACAGGCTATCCAGTAAACGGAGCGCCACGTTCAGTGACAGTGCTTGGACCAAACTGTGTCACTGCGGGCATGTTGGCCACCATGGCCATGTTACAGGGTGAGCAGGCCGAAGACTTTTTAGCCGAGCAATCGGTTCAGTTTAGTATTTTTCGATAG
- a CDS encoding response regulator transcription factor — protein sequence MRIMLVEDNELLAQGICLSLAKMGMQVDHLSSYQQALVGIKNETFSAIVLDLGLPDGNGKELLKAWRAEGVSIPTIVLTANTDFDTKLECLDIGADDYLGKPFDVRELAARIRAIVRRQYGLDNNSLNIGALSIDLNTREVSFRDQNVPLSRREFQLLLELAQSAGRVLTRNQLEQLTYGWDEVGSNSIEVHIHHLRKKLANDLIKTVRGIGYTLTEVN from the coding sequence ATGCGTATCATGTTAGTGGAAGACAACGAGTTACTAGCCCAAGGGATCTGCTTGAGCCTTGCAAAAATGGGGATGCAGGTCGATCACCTCAGTAGCTATCAGCAAGCATTGGTGGGCATTAAGAATGAGACCTTTAGCGCCATAGTGCTCGATTTAGGCTTACCCGACGGTAATGGTAAGGAGCTACTCAAAGCGTGGCGCGCCGAAGGCGTTTCAATCCCAACGATTGTGCTCACGGCTAACACGGATTTTGATACCAAACTCGAGTGCCTCGATATCGGCGCCGATGATTATTTAGGTAAACCCTTCGATGTGCGCGAGTTAGCCGCGCGCATTCGGGCGATTGTCCGTCGGCAATATGGCTTAGATAATAACAGTTTGAATATCGGCGCGTTAAGTATCGACCTCAACACCCGCGAAGTGAGTTTTCGCGATCAAAATGTGCCTCTGTCACGCCGGGAGTTTCAGCTATTGCTGGAACTGGCGCAGTCCGCTGGCCGTGTATTGACCCGTAATCAGCTAGAGCAGTTAACCTACGGCTGGGATGAGGTTGGTAGCAACTCGATTGAGGTCCATATCCACCATTTGCGTAAAAAGTTAGCCAATGACTTGATTAAGACGGTACGCGGCATTGGCTACACCCTAACCGAAGTCAATTAA
- a CDS encoding ATP-binding protein has protein sequence MNRLKVLDVYSLRLLLTLLMLSGISVSVGISSWFSTRDSKHQIEELFDAQMLQSAKMLELFYHDEEDFKAPQELPQVLHVPDSQVSTFAEKADALKLAYEHKLAFQIWSEAGQALVFSDNIGRKPITKFVQGYSKKVFEGELWHVFSFFSVKHKVWIITAQQDEVRQELVSQIMHNAVIVPLIVVPLTLLIVSLLFYILFRPLKSFERELMARSPNDLTPLTMSLPKELVPVRRALNQYISSIAHFIARERRFSADAAHELKTPLSVIKLHQQGLEGLVGEGDAERIHLAAIDAGVKHMSHTVEQLLLLARVDSIAELNVQSYPLLPMVEDALNQLMPLITDYEWNIEVDAALTLNCDRFYLLIVLKNIIENACKYSPAETQICISAALTDAYVEINIADRGQGMTHEQIASATERFYRVNENEGIGAGLGLSICHHIIDLHQGQLTITPRENGGLVVTLLLPQ, from the coding sequence GTGAATCGACTCAAGGTGCTGGATGTGTACTCATTACGTTTGTTATTAACCTTGTTGATGCTCTCGGGGATTTCAGTTTCCGTGGGCATTTCAAGCTGGTTCAGCACCCGAGACTCTAAGCATCAAATCGAAGAGTTATTCGATGCGCAGATGCTGCAAAGCGCGAAAATGCTTGAACTGTTCTATCACGACGAGGAAGATTTCAAAGCGCCGCAAGAGTTGCCGCAAGTTCTCCATGTGCCCGACAGTCAAGTGAGCACATTTGCCGAAAAAGCCGATGCGTTAAAACTCGCCTATGAGCATAAACTTGCCTTCCAGATCTGGAGTGAGGCGGGGCAAGCACTGGTCTTTTCAGACAATATTGGCCGCAAACCCATCACTAAGTTTGTCCAAGGCTACAGCAAAAAAGTGTTCGAAGGGGAACTCTGGCATGTGTTTAGCTTTTTTTCGGTCAAACACAAAGTCTGGATTATCACCGCCCAGCAGGATGAAGTGCGCCAAGAGTTGGTCTCACAAATTATGCACAATGCCGTGATAGTGCCGTTGATCGTGGTGCCATTAACCTTGCTTATCGTCAGCTTGCTGTTTTACATCTTGTTCCGTCCGTTGAAGTCCTTCGAGCGCGAGTTAATGGCGCGCTCGCCTAACGATCTTACGCCGCTCACTATGTCACTCCCCAAGGAACTCGTGCCCGTGCGCCGCGCGCTAAACCAATATATCAGCAGCATTGCACACTTTATTGCACGGGAACGCCGCTTTAGTGCCGATGCGGCCCATGAGTTAAAAACCCCCTTATCCGTGATTAAATTACATCAACAGGGTTTAGAAGGCTTAGTGGGAGAGGGGGATGCGGAGCGCATCCACCTCGCCGCCATCGATGCGGGTGTGAAGCATATGAGTCACACAGTGGAGCAGCTCTTGCTGCTTGCACGGGTCGATTCGATTGCCGAATTGAATGTGCAGTCTTATCCGCTGTTGCCAATGGTAGAGGATGCGCTGAACCAGTTAATGCCACTGATCACCGACTATGAATGGAATATCGAAGTAGACGCAGCATTAACGCTCAACTGCGATCGCTTTTACCTGTTGATCGTGCTGAAAAATATCATCGAAAATGCCTGTAAATATAGTCCTGCTGAAACGCAAATTTGCATTAGTGCAGCACTAACTGACGCTTATGTAGAGATCAACATCGCCGACCGTGGGCAGGGCATGACCCATGAGCAAATTGCCAGCGCGACGGAACGCTTTTACCGCGTCAATGAAAATGAGGGGATAGGTGCGGGATTAGGGCTTTCCATCTGCCACCACATTATTGATTTGCACCAAGGGCAATTGACGATAACGCCCCGCGAAAATGGCGGTTTAGTGGTTACCCTATTATTACCTCAATAG
- a CDS encoding glucan biosynthesis protein G, with translation MVSLLRCQSFKPSSSLICSLALSAAFALSSTAFAEETKPAENKPATPVVSPPKATAQPANKNQVRFTKTGTFDGDSVMKLARKLASKPYVALKDPLPAGLAKLTYDEYRDIRFNPISSIWRDQGLPFQMQMFHRGFYFQDLIEIAIVEANQSTHLAYEPKYFTAGEVISQALPNDDIGYSGFRIHNQLNTNGVYDELMVFQGASYFRALGKGNSYGLSARGLALKTADPEGEEFPIFRAFWVERPSYDSNLIVVHALLDSPSVAGAYRFSVRPGDNTQIDVEATLFPRVELSKVGLAPSTSMFLHSLNGRHDTDDFRPEVHDSDGLLMFNGRGEHLWRPLANPRQLQVSAFADNSPQGFGLIQRERNYASYQDLEAHYERRPSLWIEPVGNWGQGAVVLTEIPTESEIHDNIVSFWKPRQPIPAGSEYHFAYRMSWGEEPAAKTNSVVVSRTASGRADIAKATPRRLFVVDYHLNGAMPDELPLAKVESSGGVISNVVIARNAANNGYRLAFELEPEDKELIELRAELKFSTPRQVETWLYRWTL, from the coding sequence ATGGTTAGCTTGTTGCGTTGCCAATCGTTTAAACCTTCTTCTTCACTCATTTGCTCACTGGCGCTTAGCGCAGCATTTGCGCTGTCGAGCACGGCATTTGCTGAAGAGACAAAGCCTGCTGAAAACAAACCCGCCACACCTGTGGTGAGTCCACCTAAGGCGACGGCTCAGCCGGCGAACAAAAATCAAGTGAGATTTACAAAAACGGGCACCTTTGATGGCGATTCTGTAATGAAACTGGCGCGTAAGCTGGCTTCTAAGCCCTATGTGGCGCTAAAGGATCCGCTGCCAGCAGGCCTCGCCAAGTTAACCTACGATGAATACCGCGACATTCGCTTTAACCCGATTTCGTCCATTTGGCGCGATCAAGGTTTACCATTTCAAATGCAAATGTTTCACCGTGGCTTCTATTTCCAAGATTTGATCGAAATTGCCATCGTTGAAGCTAACCAATCGACTCACTTAGCCTACGAGCCTAAGTATTTCACTGCTGGTGAAGTTATCAGCCAAGCATTGCCAAATGATGACATTGGTTACTCAGGCTTTCGCATTCATAACCAGTTAAACACCAACGGTGTGTATGACGAGCTGATGGTGTTCCAAGGCGCGAGTTATTTCCGTGCCTTAGGTAAAGGTAACTCCTATGGCTTATCTGCCCGTGGTTTGGCATTAAAAACCGCCGATCCAGAAGGGGAAGAGTTCCCTATTTTCCGTGCATTTTGGGTTGAACGTCCTTCCTACGACAGCAACCTGATCGTGGTGCATGCACTGCTGGATAGCCCAAGTGTTGCGGGCGCGTATCGCTTCTCTGTGCGTCCTGGTGACAACACTCAAATCGACGTCGAAGCGACCTTATTCCCTCGCGTCGAACTTAGCAAAGTGGGACTTGCGCCTAGCACTAGCATGTTTTTACATTCACTTAATGGCCGCCACGATACCGACGACTTTAGGCCCGAAGTCCACGATTCAGACGGTTTGTTAATGTTCAACGGCCGTGGTGAGCACCTATGGCGCCCTCTGGCTAACCCTCGTCAATTACAGGTGAGCGCGTTTGCCGACAACTCACCACAGGGCTTTGGTTTAATCCAACGTGAACGCAATTACGCTTCTTATCAAGATCTCGAAGCCCACTACGAGCGTCGCCCAAGTTTGTGGATTGAACCCGTGGGGAACTGGGGACAAGGTGCGGTCGTTCTGACAGAAATTCCAACAGAATCAGAAATTCATGATAACATCGTGAGCTTCTGGAAGCCGCGTCAGCCTATTCCTGCGGGCAGCGAGTATCATTTTGCTTACCGTATGAGTTGGGGCGAGGAACCAGCGGCGAAAACCAATTCTGTCGTGGTGAGTCGTACAGCCAGTGGTCGTGCCGACATCGCAAAAGCGACCCCAAGACGTTTGTTTGTCGTGGATTATCATCTTAACGGTGCCATGCCCGATGAATTACCGCTCGCGAAGGTTGAGTCTTCCGGTGGGGTGATTTCAAATGTGGTTATTGCGCGTAACGCGGCTAACAATGGTTATCGCCTCGCGTTTGAGTTGGAGCCAGAAGATAAGGAACTTATCGAATTACGTGCCGAACTCAAGTTCTCAACACCGCGTCAGGTTGAAACCTGGCTCTATCGCTGGACGCTTTAA
- the mdoH gene encoding glucans biosynthesis glucosyltransferase MdoH produces the protein MTVSENSVLETEVLVGGSAMPNERPGAMEPQSLSKMPEGFPRRSTVANGVRSKVSRRFFVVGGALALSAFAIYEMGAVFSIGGITPLEYLMLVLFAINFCWIALAFCSGIAGFFMLLKKPKPNELEQTELHTRTAILMPTYNESPDRVFSAVSVMAEALSQTGHGHAFDWFILSDTTDPEIALLEEQAFLVLRQETHKHSRVYYRRRRKNVARKAGNVADFCRRWGSRYDHLLVLDADSLMESSTITGLAQRMQADPDAGLIQTIPSLINGTTLMARLQQFAARIYGPVIGTGLGWWVQKEGNFWGHNAIIRTEAFMGAAGLPNLKGKPPFGGHILSHDFVEAALIRRAGWSVVIAYDLPGSYEECPPSIVDLAVRDRRWCQGNLQHSRILPTKGLHWVSRLHLMTGIMAYLSSPFWLLLILTGLMLALQAHFIRPEYFTDQFSLFPTWPIMDSDRALRLFYITMGVLFGPKIFGVLLLLKDGNFARSVGGRIKAIFSVIFEVILSALIAPIMMFIHCGAVMSILMGRDSGWSPQRRDDGSMPWLTLIYRHRWHMLAGVMLGYAAILDSLTLLAWMSPALIGLWLAVPISAWTGSIKIGEFFKRIGILATPEERNPAPICIRAQEARAAYQAHIEQPWTLAQVLKDPALMELHLAMVDKQPLRAAGTPIEPVEAIVHVKVHEAQCQQSALALFNRQEMALVLANPLMLRSLQKLPEQFVPEDLVSFC, from the coding sequence ATGACTGTATCCGAGAATTCGGTTCTTGAGACTGAAGTGCTCGTGGGTGGTAGCGCCATGCCTAATGAAAGGCCTGGCGCGATGGAACCCCAAAGCTTAAGCAAAATGCCTGAAGGCTTCCCACGCCGTAGCACAGTGGCTAACGGCGTGCGCTCGAAGGTATCCCGTCGATTTTTTGTCGTAGGCGGCGCACTTGCACTGTCTGCGTTTGCAATCTACGAAATGGGCGCTGTGTTCAGTATCGGCGGGATCACTCCCCTCGAATATCTGATGTTGGTACTGTTTGCGATTAACTTCTGCTGGATTGCCTTAGCGTTTTGTAGTGGTATTGCAGGCTTTTTCATGTTGCTGAAAAAGCCCAAGCCAAATGAGCTTGAGCAGACTGAGCTACATACCCGCACCGCGATTTTGATGCCCACCTATAACGAGTCGCCTGACCGAGTGTTTTCTGCGGTATCTGTGATGGCAGAAGCCTTGTCGCAAACGGGTCATGGTCATGCGTTCGATTGGTTCATCTTAAGTGATACCACAGATCCTGAAATCGCCCTGTTAGAAGAACAGGCGTTTTTAGTGCTGCGCCAAGAAACCCACAAACATTCTCGCGTGTATTACCGCCGTCGTCGTAAGAACGTGGCGCGCAAAGCGGGTAACGTGGCGGATTTCTGCCGCCGTTGGGGCTCTCGTTACGATCACTTACTGGTGCTCGACGCCGACAGCTTGATGGAGTCATCGACCATCACTGGCTTAGCACAACGTATGCAGGCCGATCCTGACGCCGGACTTATCCAAACCATTCCTTCGCTCATCAATGGCACCACTTTAATGGCGCGTCTGCAGCAGTTTGCGGCGCGTATTTATGGTCCTGTGATTGGTACTGGGCTAGGTTGGTGGGTACAAAAAGAAGGTAACTTCTGGGGCCATAACGCCATTATTCGTACCGAAGCCTTTATGGGCGCGGCGGGTCTGCCAAACCTTAAGGGTAAACCGCCATTTGGTGGCCATATCCTAAGCCATGACTTTGTCGAAGCGGCGCTGATCCGCCGTGCGGGCTGGAGTGTGGTGATTGCCTACGATTTACCCGGCTCTTATGAAGAGTGTCCGCCATCGATTGTCGATTTAGCCGTGCGCGATCGCCGTTGGTGTCAAGGTAACTTACAGCATTCCCGTATCTTGCCGACCAAAGGCTTGCACTGGGTTAGCCGTTTGCACTTAATGACGGGCATTATGGCGTATCTGTCATCGCCATTCTGGTTGCTATTGATTTTAACCGGTTTGATGCTCGCCTTGCAGGCACACTTTATTCGTCCAGAGTATTTTACTGACCAATTCTCCTTGTTCCCGACATGGCCAATCATGGACTCGGACAGGGCATTGAGATTGTTCTATATCACCATGGGCGTGTTGTTTGGACCTAAGATTTTCGGCGTGCTATTGCTGCTAAAAGATGGCAACTTCGCTCGCAGTGTCGGTGGTCGCATCAAGGCGATTTTCAGTGTGATATTCGAGGTGATCCTCTCTGCACTGATCGCACCTATTATGATGTTTATCCACTGCGGCGCGGTGATGTCGATTCTGATGGGACGTGACAGTGGTTGGTCTCCACAGCGCCGTGACGATGGCAGCATGCCTTGGTTAACCCTGATCTATCGCCACCGCTGGCATATGTTGGCGGGCGTGATGTTAGGTTATGCGGCGATTTTGGACTCCTTAACATTGCTCGCGTGGATGAGCCCCGCCTTGATTGGTCTGTGGTTAGCCGTGCCGATTTCGGCGTGGACGGGTTCAATCAAGATTGGTGAGTTCTTCAAACGCATTGGCATTTTGGCCACGCCGGAGGAGCGTAATCCTGCTCCTATCTGTATTCGTGCTCAAGAAGCGCGTGCCGCTTATCAAGCGCATATCGAGCAGCCTTGGACATTAGCGCAAGTGTTAAAAGATCCAGCGTTAATGGAGCTGCATTTAGCCATGGTTGATAAGCAGCCACTGCGTGCGGCGGGTACACCCATTGAACCGGTTGAAGCCATTGTGCACGTAAAAGTGCATGAGGCGCAGTGCCAACAGAGTGCCTTGGCGTTATTTAACCGTCAGGAAATGGCGCTGGTGTTGGCCAATCCGCTGATGCTGCGAAGTTTACAAAAACTGCCCGAGCAGTTTGTGCCGGAAGACTTGGTCTCTTTCTGCTAG
- a CDS encoding L,D-transpeptidase family protein, translating to MMPVSRLTPNPNKRNRSLSSVKRWPLSALLMGLSLVLMQSHAVEPPVTALSGVKPQVVELLADATSIEVAESDTAVDQILGQTLLLSLADVSPVFSANYQQLIQWRHRALDNEEQVKLQQMQLQLDNYWQYLDAQAECITPCSSAALLPKDAYFRAVVLKLKQLMALAEASTWDTLNLEDKLSPGQESPLIAPIARRLFLLGFLPAMPSTVSEPVADKVSMQVSERGSEPVIKSDIEPNIESDRILPDATTPAGSVAQSKQVATVNNPLRYDDALVSAIKAFQTQHGLQADGVIGKQTLYWLNQSPYARAKLLAKNTLRQQIFTRTLPASYLMINIPAFELQFVEAGKVTLNSKVIVGKASRPTPLLSSHISSVVLNPQWRVPRTIVRRDILPHIRQDGHYLQDRGFDVYDYDGARVEHSPQEWQELASSHFPYRLVQRPGAKNALGRYKFHFDNSFSVYLHGTSEPSLFKKTDRALSSGCIRVEKVEELARWFQTHLVKDTRLWDKLAPNSTQSQWFALSDTMPVYTVYWTAWLDDAGQIQYRNDIYQLEAEFTLAVPAAIFYIL from the coding sequence ATGATGCCTGTGAGTCGATTAACGCCAAATCCTAACAAACGAAACCGCAGCTTGAGTTCAGTTAAGCGCTGGCCACTTAGCGCATTGCTGATGGGACTTTCGCTTGTGCTCATGCAATCCCATGCTGTCGAACCACCAGTCACTGCACTTTCCGGTGTGAAACCACAAGTTGTTGAGCTGCTAGCTGATGCGACTTCCATTGAAGTAGCCGAATCTGACACTGCAGTTGATCAAATCCTAGGGCAAACTTTACTCTTGAGTCTTGCCGATGTGAGCCCGGTTTTTAGCGCCAATTATCAACAGTTGATCCAGTGGCGGCATAGGGCGCTGGATAATGAGGAGCAGGTGAAGCTTCAGCAAATGCAGCTACAACTGGATAACTATTGGCAGTATCTCGATGCCCAAGCTGAATGCATCACACCATGCTCATCGGCAGCACTGCTGCCAAAGGATGCGTATTTTCGCGCAGTGGTCCTCAAGCTGAAGCAATTAATGGCGTTAGCGGAGGCCTCTACGTGGGATACACTCAACCTCGAAGATAAGCTAAGTCCAGGACAAGAGAGTCCACTCATCGCGCCGATTGCGCGGCGTCTTTTCCTATTAGGTTTTCTGCCGGCTATGCCTAGCACAGTTTCCGAGCCAGTAGCCGATAAAGTATCGATGCAAGTATCTGAACGAGGATCTGAGCCAGTCATTAAGTCAGACATTGAGCCAAACATTGAGTCAGATAGAATTTTGCCAGATGCAACAACTCCTGCTGGGTCAGTCGCACAGTCAAAGCAGGTTGCAACTGTTAACAATCCCCTGCGTTATGATGATGCGCTGGTTAGCGCAATCAAAGCCTTTCAAACCCAGCATGGCTTACAGGCGGATGGGGTGATAGGTAAGCAAACCCTGTATTGGCTTAATCAATCTCCCTATGCTCGGGCAAAGCTGTTGGCCAAAAATACTCTTAGGCAGCAGATTTTTACGCGCACCTTACCTGCAAGCTATCTGATGATAAACATCCCGGCATTTGAGCTGCAATTCGTCGAAGCGGGTAAGGTAACTCTTAATTCTAAAGTAATAGTAGGCAAAGCATCGCGGCCAACACCGTTGTTAAGTAGTCATATCTCCAGTGTGGTGCTCAATCCACAGTGGCGAGTGCCGCGCACTATTGTCCGGCGCGATATCTTGCCCCATATACGCCAAGATGGTCATTACCTGCAGGATCGCGGGTTTGATGTCTACGACTATGACGGCGCGCGAGTCGAACATTCGCCGCAGGAGTGGCAAGAGTTGGCGTCCAGCCATTTTCCCTATCGCTTAGTGCAGCGCCCCGGGGCAAAAAACGCCTTAGGTCGGTATAAATTTCATTTCGACAACAGTTTTAGCGTGTATTTGCACGGAACTTCTGAGCCAAGTCTCTTTAAAAAGACCGATAGGGCCTTATCATCGGGTTGCATTCGGGTTGAAAAGGTCGAGGAGCTGGCCCGCTGGTTTCAGACTCACTTAGTTAAAGATACGCGCCTTTGGGACAAATTAGCGCCTAATAGCACTCAATCCCAATGGTTTGCGTTGTCAGATACCATGCCGGTTTACACGGTTTATTGGACAGCATGGCTTGATGATGCTGGGCAAATTCAATATCGCAATGATATTTATCAGCTAGAGGCTGAGTTTACCCTAGCGGTACCTGCAGCAATTTTTTACATTCTATAA